A stretch of the Xyrauchen texanus isolate HMW12.3.18 chromosome 20, RBS_HiC_50CHRs, whole genome shotgun sequence genome encodes the following:
- the LOC127660507 gene encoding transmembrane protein 72-like isoform X1 — translation MKGSAVWVMVEYTCRVLGISTAAVLCAVGIETLTEGEFKSLAVYLLFSSVVIMLFEVSYFIDALLAMCLPCPPTWKFFIVWKKMAKVGGFQKFLYYTMMSVMCFLHPVLVWHAVIPGIMLLVTGFFNFILSKNKKLDPPKDRSASYGDPAMSSVCVTDMGDTEQTFSFFHITSGKRASFFHSNSQIFGPTDSAQSMLGQDQSAKSAQRKKRQTDTRNVHFIESFRQDDNEMEEYHEMEPEETMSDKAPMIRL, via the exons ATGAAAGGCTCAGCTGTATGGGTTATGGTGGAATATACTTGCCGAGTTCTTGGCATCTCGACTGCTGCAG TACTTTGTGCTGTGGGCATAGAGACTCTGACAGAGGGGGAGTTCAAAAGCCTGGCCGTATATCTCCT GTTCTCCTCTGTGGTGATAATGCTTTTTGAAGTTTCCTATTTCATTGATGCTCTGTTGGCAATGTGCCTCCC TTGTCCACCCACTTGGAAGTTCTTCATTGTTTGGAAGAAGATGGCTAAAGTTGGGGGGTTCCAGAAATTTCTATACTACACAATGATGTCCGTGATGTGTTTCCTGCATCCAGTGCTTGTATGGCATGCAGTAATACCAG GAATTATGTTGCTAGTGACTGGATTCTTTAACTTCATACtgagcaaaaataaaaagttagatCCACCTAAAGACCGCAGTGCATCTTATGGTGACCCAGCAATGTCTTCTGTCTGTGTCACAGATATGGGGGATACTGAACagacattttctttcttccacatCACCTCGGGCAAAagagcatcttttttccatagcAATAGCCAAATATTCGGCCCAACAGACAGTGCCCAGTCAATGCTTGGGCAGGACCAGTCAGCGAAGAGTGCACAGCGCaagaaaagacaaacagacacaagAAATGTGCACTTCATTGAGAGTTTCAGACAGGATGATAATGAGATGGAAGAATACCATGAGATGGAACCAGAAGAGACTATGTCAGATAAAGCACCAATGATTAGACTGTAA
- the LOC127660507 gene encoding transmembrane protein 72-like isoform X2, producing MKGSAVWVMVEYTCRVLGISTAAVLCAVGIETLTEGEFKSLAVYLLFSSVVIMLFEVSYFIDALLAMCLPCPPTWKFFIVWKKMAKVGGFQKFLYYTMMSVMCFLHPVLVWHAVIPDMGDTEQTFSFFHITSGKRASFFHSNSQIFGPTDSAQSMLGQDQSAKSAQRKKRQTDTRNVHFIESFRQDDNEMEEYHEMEPEETMSDKAPMIRL from the exons ATGAAAGGCTCAGCTGTATGGGTTATGGTGGAATATACTTGCCGAGTTCTTGGCATCTCGACTGCTGCAG TACTTTGTGCTGTGGGCATAGAGACTCTGACAGAGGGGGAGTTCAAAAGCCTGGCCGTATATCTCCT GTTCTCCTCTGTGGTGATAATGCTTTTTGAAGTTTCCTATTTCATTGATGCTCTGTTGGCAATGTGCCTCCC TTGTCCACCCACTTGGAAGTTCTTCATTGTTTGGAAGAAGATGGCTAAAGTTGGGGGGTTCCAGAAATTTCTATACTACACAATGATGTCCGTGATGTGTTTCCTGCATCCAGTGCTTGTATGGCATGCAGTAATACCAG ATATGGGGGATACTGAACagacattttctttcttccacatCACCTCGGGCAAAagagcatcttttttccatagcAATAGCCAAATATTCGGCCCAACAGACAGTGCCCAGTCAATGCTTGGGCAGGACCAGTCAGCGAAGAGTGCACAGCGCaagaaaagacaaacagacacaagAAATGTGCACTTCATTGAGAGTTTCAGACAGGATGATAATGAGATGGAAGAATACCATGAGATGGAACCAGAAGAGACTATGTCAGATAAAGCACCAATGATTAGACTGTAA
- the cxcl18a.1 gene encoding chemokine (C-X-C motif) ligand 18a, duplicate 1: MYFRTLQASVSLLLMLLVCSNIITDKRTAAITIREKCQCIEETGSVQWRKITNYTIIENDPLCNKVQIILWLSSKQACLNPDSKQGKRLQSCWKRIKSKTQHKKVCLKLQRKKGPKKQKKH, from the exons atgtatttcaggaCACTGCAAGCAAGTGTCAGCCTACTGCTCATGCTCTTAGTCTGCTCAAACATCATCACAG ATAAAAGAACTGCGGCTATAACCATCCGAGAAAAATGTCAGTGTATTGAAGAGACTGGGTCTGTGCAATGGAGAAAAATCACAAACTACACAATTATAGAAAACGATCCTCTGTGCAACAAGGTTCAAATCAT ACTCTGGCTGTCAAGTAAACAAGCTTGTTTAAACCCAGATTCCAAGCAGGGGAAAAGACTGCAAAGTTGCTGGAAGAG GATTAAATCTAAAACACAGCACAAGAAGGTCTGTTTGAAGCTCCAGAGGAAGAAAGGACCAAAAAAGCAAAAGAAGCATTAG